From Methanosphaera sp.:
TGTTAAATTAAGATCACATCCAAAATCTAGAACTTCTGAGTCCTTACTTGTAATTATAATCTCTTCAACAACACCAGTAATATTTTTAACAATATCCTTAAGCATACATTTAAGAAGATTCTTACGTTCATCTTCTGAAAGAAATGGTGAAAGACGTGTTTTTGATGTGTTAAAACTTGAAACAGGTATTATTACAACTAAATTATTCATATTAAATACTATTGTTATAAAAAAGATAAATAATTAACCCCAACAATCAAGTTTAATATAAAATTTCATTAAAGAAATTTTCTTAAATTTTATTATCATAAAAAAACATAAATATATAGTAATAATAAAACGGTGAGTTAATGAAAAATTTTAGTGAATGGTTTCATAACATATTAGAAGAAGCAGAAATTATAGATTCAAGATATCCAATAAAAGGTATGAGTGTATGGCTACCAAGAGGATTTCAAATAAGAAAAAACATGCTAAATACACTAGAAGAAATGCTAAATAAAGAACATGAAGAAGTACTCTTCCCAATGCTTATACCACAAAGTGATCTTGCAAAAGAAGCAATCTATGTAAAAGGATTTGAAGATGAAGTATACTGGGTAACAAAAGGTGGAGCAAATGAACTTAATGAAAAACTTGCTCTAAGACCAACAAGTGAAACATCAATCTATCCAATGTTTGCTCTATGGGTACGTTCACACATGGATCTTCCAATAAAAGTATATCAAACTGTAAGTACATTTAGATATGAAACAAAACATACAAGACCACTAATACGTGTACGTGAAATAACAACATTTAATGAAACACACACAGTACATGCAACAGCTGAGGAAGCAGAAGAACAAATGAAAACAGGAATTCAAATCTATTCTGACTTATTTGACAAACTTGCAGTACCATACACAATAAGTCAAAGACCAGAATGGGATAAATTCCCAGGATCTGAATATACAATAGCATTTGATATGATAATGCCAGATGGAAAAACACTCCAAATAGGAACAGTACACAACCTTGGAACAACATTTGCAAAAACATTTGACATAACATATGAAGATGAACAATCAGAACACCAATATGTATATCAGACAACATATGGACTATCAGATCGTGTAATAGCAGCAGTAATTGCAGCACATGGTGATGAAAAAGGACTTGTTCTTCCACCAATTGTAGCACCTGAGGAAG
This genomic window contains:
- the proS gene encoding proline--tRNA ligase: MKNFSEWFHNILEEAEIIDSRYPIKGMSVWLPRGFQIRKNMLNTLEEMLNKEHEEVLFPMLIPQSDLAKEAIYVKGFEDEVYWVTKGGANELNEKLALRPTSETSIYPMFALWVRSHMDLPIKVYQTVSTFRYETKHTRPLIRVREITTFNETHTVHATAEEAEEQMKTGIQIYSDLFDKLAVPYTISQRPEWDKFPGSEYTIAFDMIMPDGKTLQIGTVHNLGTTFAKTFDITYEDEQSEHQYVYQTTYGLSDRVIAAVIAAHGDEKGLVLPPIVAPEEVMIVPIIFKENQDDVLAFTDALEAKLQDAGIRTKQDKRDIRPGKKYYEWENKGVPLRVEVGPRDLENKKIVLNRRDTGEKIFMDYNEDTVVDDIQAVLDQITEDLKVKSNKFQEDKTHYVESLKAVSKTINKKGGIVTFNWCGDTECGKQIEEEFNIDILGTQPQVEVEGECIHCGKEAKHRALVSKTY